Below is a window of Eretmochelys imbricata isolate rEreImb1 chromosome 22, rEreImb1.hap1, whole genome shotgun sequence DNA.
GGACTGTCCCAATGCCAAGGCCTCATGGCAGTTAGCAAGAGGTGCCTGGGACCAGCCTGCAGTACCACATGCCGAACTGTCCCACGCCCACACTTCCCTGCTCTCCTTTACATGGCTTGGCCAGGATGGAGACGAGGCAACAAATTAGACTGTGTCAATCACCGCCAAGGATGAGAAAATAACCAGCTAGAAAACACAGGCGCCTCCACTGAATTGTCAACgtcccatccccctgcccgaCAGAGGCACCCACCACCCTCCCTCCCGACAGAGGTGCTACGCCCACCACCCCCAATCCCCCTGCCCAACATTGGTGCTACGCCCTCTGCCCCGTGTCCCTGCCCGACAGAGGCgctgcaccccctgccttccCGTAACGCTGGTGCCCTGTTAATGCCCATTACAAAGTTTGGATAGGAGCCGGCTGCCTTTGTGGATGGGAGCAGGTCAGAAGGGCCTGGGGAGGAGACTGGCCCGTGGTGATGGAGCTCAAGGGGTTCCAGGGAGATCGATCAGATTACTTGACATAGCAAAGGGTCCCCTGTGCTCGAGGCTCTGCCATGAATAGGAGGCACAGGAGAACCCTTTGGCCTTCATAGGAGTCTCCCCCCTGGCCAGCACACTAATGTCTCAGACCAGTGCCAGAGCCTAGGGCAGAAGGGCTTGCtggacccccctccccagctccattgCCCATCACGCTGAGAGGCTGCAGCCCTCTCTCCCTCGCCAAAGCCACTGCTCACTCCCCACCTGCACGGTTCTCCGGGGAggtcctgcctccctctcccctagctccatctccctccctctcagccACAGCCTCTGGATTGCTCCAGCCCCCGCCCTGGGCAGCGCCCTGGCACTCAGGGCTCTTCCTGGCTCATAGGGAGAGGTGGGTGGGAGCAGGCGGCAGCCTGGTGCAGGAGACAGGTGCATTAGGCTCAGGTGATTCACCCACCTCCACCCAGCCCTAGCCCAGGCCAGGCGTGCAGCAGTCTTCTCCCCAGGCCCCACTGAAGCCTGGATTCCTGGGGGTCAGGGCTGGTTACGTAGATGAGGGATGCTCAGTAATTCTGGGGAGTCTGAAATCCGTGCTCTGGAGAAGCACACGAGGGGTCACACTGTAcagggggaaaggaaagggggCCATTACTTGGTGCCCTCCTCAGGGTTCCCTTCACCATctgtcttcccttcctcctctgttTTCTGGTCATCTGTGTTCAGtttctgctgctttttcctccGCACGCACTTGACGATTACCAGCACCAGGATCACCACGGCCAGGAAGCCCCCCACCGAGGCCCCCACGATAACAGCCACCGTGGAGTCGCGCTCTGGGGGCACTGCAGAGACAGAAAGGGGCAGATGAGGAGAGAGGCCGGGGGGACGAGGGAGTCTGAGCAGCAGGGAAACCAGGCAGCTCCTGCCAGCACCAATGGGACCACGTTGGCAAATCCAGGCCCTGCCCTACCTTATGTGGGGTCTGATGGGAGGAAACTTGTGCAGGGCCCCACACACAGACAGGCCATGGGTGGGAATCAGGGATGTGCTGAGAGGCATGGCCtggagctgggaggagcaagcccCTATGTAGCCACATTAATCACACGGGCCATGGCTGGCACTGCCCATGGCCTGTGAGGGGAGGGCACACTGggaccagccccacagccagctgaTGCTAGGATGGGGGCGTTGGGTGGTTTCCTTGATTGGAGACCCTGAAGTAACTGTCTGAGGAGtgcatcagctgtagctcacgaaagcttaggctcaaataaattggttagtctctaaggtgccaccagtcctccttttctttttgcgaatacagactaacacggctgctactctgaaacctgtctgaggAGGGACAGCGCTGGGGTTCACTTCCTGGCCACCCTGGGGACAGTCACCAGCCAAACGAGCCCGAGTCCCCACTGAAACTTCCCATCAGCCTGGCGAGCTGGAGCCACTGTGGGATGCGGGCTGGGACGGAGGGGCAGGGCAgcgtggggcagggcagctgcttACACTGTGCCAGCTCTGGCCTCTGCTGTCTCCACCATTGTTCAATATAAAAcagcagcctcctccccccacccccccagcggCCCTCTCCTGTCGAGCCGGGCCAAGGCCAGCTGCGCACCCACCTTCGGTGATGACCTTGAGGAAGATGCGGGCATGGCCCCGGTGCCTGTCAGGCAGGTTCATCACGTAGCAGTTGTAGGTGCCCTCGTCCTCCAGCTGCACCTGGTGGAGGGTGAAGGACACGTCGTTCTTGCTGGGGTTTCCGGTGAACTCCACCCTATTCCCGAAGCGATCCAGCCGCCAGTGCACAATCTTCATTCGGAACTGCAGGAACTGGGCAGAGACGGGGACAGGGCAGTGAGAACACAGGGGGTGCTACACCCATGCTGGTGCCCACAGAGCTCAGCTGGCCAGACCTGGGGGGCCAGTCAGAGACCACAGTACCTCTCCTCCTTTCCCCGAGGCACACGCCACACAGAGCATGGCTCCCCCGGCATCACTGGGATCACCCTGCCCTGGGACAATCACACAGCTCCCCCGAGAGCTACAGGGTCCTGGGCCTGCCAGCGGGAACAGGAGGGATTCCTTTGGTATCACGGGCTGAGAGTGGCCACCCTGGGTCAGGGCACTGGGAGCAAGGCTgccagctggggccagggcatT
It encodes the following:
- the SCN2B gene encoding sodium channel regulatory subunit beta-2, with amino-acid sequence MSKEPWVLRPTLCLTGLSLLVSLAPCGLGMEITAQSTVSALNGTSVRLPCTFNSCYKVENKQFSLNWTYQRCEKCSEQLFLQFRMKIVHWRLDRFGNRVEFTGNPSKNDVSFTLHQVQLEDEGTYNCYVMNLPDRHRGHARIFLKVITEVPPERDSTVAVIVGASVGGFLAVVILVLVIVKCVRRKKQQKLNTDDQKTEEEGKTDGEGNPEEGTK